The sequence below is a genomic window from Ipomoea triloba cultivar NCNSP0323 chromosome 2, ASM357664v1.
AAGCGCCCTAAACCTCATCCTCTCGTCAAGTTCCTTGTTTCCGGCTTGGGCCGCTACGAAGACCAGCAATGGGCTCGCCATCGGAAAATTATTAGCCCTGCTTTCTATCCCGACaagatcaaagtatttttttaatactatgactctattacaatgcaatatctgttcataatctcagatatttttttcttttagtgtaTGGTGCCTTCAGTGACATTGAGTTGCGAAGAAATGATCATAAAGAAGTGGGAATTGTTGACCTCGGAGAAGAATTGGTGCGATTTTGATGTGCAGCCGTACTTGGATCGATTTACCAGCGACGTGATTTCAAGAACTGCTTTCGGATGCAGCTACGTTGAAGGAAACAAAATTTTTAGTCTGCAAACTGAACAAGCAGAACTCACGCGTCAAGTCCTTCACTCTGTTTATTCTCCAGATTGGTGGTAATTAAACTTCCGATTCAAaatctaaattttttatttaattaatctcAATCAAATTGGTCAGATTGATTgcttgataaccacaaagtGACAAGTTCAGTTTACTGACAGTACACATCATCTGGTAGTTACTGTGAGTTTTCTGGTGACaaactcaaaattattatttatctgATAGGTTATTGTCATCGAAGAGAAGCAGAAGAATGCATGAGATCGACAATGAGATTCGAGGCATGATGAAGGGTATGAttgggaagagagagagaggcatgAAGGAGAAGGTGggagatgatgatgaggaggaggaCTTAGACTTGTTGGGAGTTCTGCTGAAATCTGGATTTAGCACTGATGAAGTGATTGAAGAATGCCAACATTTCTACTTTGCTGGCCAAGAAAGCGGCTCCGATTTTCTCGTGTGGATCATGATTTTGTTAAGCATTCACCAAACATGGCAGGACCGCGCTAGGCAAGAGGTTCAATCAGTCTTCCGTAACAATAAACCGGATTTTGATGGACTCAACCGTCTCAAGATTGTAAGTGATAGACTGACTTACCTCATTGTAGTCAGTtaatataaacttataaattCGACTAATTACATGAAATTGGTTAGTTTAGAATTCAATTGCatattttttaagttcaatgacctaattgcattttggtgtgtagtttaatggcctatttgacatttatttGTACAGTTGACGATGATTCTGAACGAGGTTTTGAGGTTGTACCCTCCATCGCCCTATACAATTCGAACCATGTACGAGGAAACAAAGCTAGGCGAAATGAAGCTGCCGCCAAATATTATCCTTGTATTGTCGTCGCTCCTTGTCCAGCGAGATCCCGACGTGTGGGGGGCCGACGCCGGGGAGTTCAAGCCGGAAAGATTTGCAGAGGGGGTGGCGAAAGCAACGAAGAACCGGCTGGCTTTCCTGCCTTTCGGGTGGGGTCCACGTACATGCATTGGGAATAATTTTGCGATGATGGAAGCAAAGATCGCCATTGCAACCATACTTCAACGCTTCTCTTTTCAGCTGTCTCCTTCCTATGCTCATTCGCCTTGCTTTGTGGTCACTCTTAAACCCCAGTTTGGTGCCCCTCTCGTCCTCCACAAAATCTGATAGATTCGCCCTAGCTACCTAGCTAGCCTTcatcaacatatataataattctttgATCTCTTTCATCTTAGTGGTttcattgctttaattttgcATGTCTGATCTCCGATCCGGCCCCAAATAATCCTTTGTTGATCTGATCTTTCGGAGCGAATTGAAGCAGTGagattttttgtttctttcttttggGTACTACTCTGCAAGTTATTAAAATCGAGAATTTTAGCCCCCTACCCACTCTGGGGTGCAATTGGGTGTCATTAAAACGCAAGATCTTTAACAACTGAGGTCATATCGGTCACAAAGTGGATCAtgaaaaaatgtttatttttaatttattttttgtgttattatttattatttggtaatatatcaaataataaatcttccatacacaaaaataaatagaacttcaaaaaataagttttttttttagtactaccccctgttagaatgtagtatctgttcataactactcccatcatccatgtgaaagTGTTAACCGGGataccggatgccactagactataaggtctttggcaaaaaataagtatttaataacattaaaattaaatttttatgtttgTTGGTTTATCTTGATTGTTGATCCATGGTTGATTGTATAATGATTGGTGGCTCACTTCGATCTCTCCCATTTCAGCCCAATTTTACTGATTTTCAAGCCCACTAGACCATCTTGGACCCATTTCTACACTCAATCCAACAATGTGAAAATATGGAGTATATCACCAatcatggcaaattataccgtgcaccacggtgcacatagcaatgtacaCCACGTAcgcaaacgacgtcgttttgagcattgtaaattaattgtccgttttttttgaaaatcacgtttcccggTTCGATCGgtgtctgtatttatgttaatattctgtgtattccaggcaatcattctgtgtattctaagcaaccgttctgtgtattctagacaactgttatgtgtattcatgttagtaacacatgttgtgatgtgtttgtgcattcaaatgtttaggatgatgaattctgtgtattttgtgtcaatattgtgtgtattcatgttattaacacaggttgtgatgtgtttgtgcatttgaatgttagaaggatgaattttgtgtattttgtgtcaatattctgtgtattatcggcaaccattctgtgtattctaggcaaacgttctgtgtattatagataatgattatgtgtattatagataatgaattttctggagtcattcgcgtccgcgttcgcgtccactaacatctgtgtattttgtgtcaatattctgtgtattttgggcTCTGtgtaggcaaacgttctgtgtattctagataatgattatgtgtattatagataatgaattccctggagtcattcacgtccgcgtccactaacatcgaaacgacgtcgtttacgttcatggtgcacattgctatgtgcaccgtggtgcagggtataacgattgaccAATCATTAGTGTAGATCACGGTCCAAAACGACGCTAATGGCACTATTAggttgttcaattttttttcttcacgcGATCTATATTTTCCTCTCAACTGCTGCAAGTCtgcaacatatatttttataactcacaaaatacattattctaaaacaaGAAATACAATGCATTATTATGTAGTATAACTTTTATACTATTAAATTGGTTCGAGGCAGTAACCGTCCTTGCTTATCCGATCTGATCCGATCCGATCTACACACACTCATCTCACCTTCAGGTCCATTATCCGATCCCCTCCAAAAAACAAACGAACAGACACAGAAAATGGAAGTAGTAGTGGAACACATCAACTCAGTTGTGTTATCACTGGCTCTGCTCATAGCCGGTGCCCTGACATGGGCGGCATGGAGGTTAATAAACTACGTCTGGTTCACTCCAAAGAAGGTGGAAAAATGGCTGAGAGAGCAAGGCTTCAGCGGCAATCCTTACAGGCTATGGCATGGAGACTTGAAAGATATAAAGAAGATGACCGCCCAAGAATACTCCAAACCCATCAGCCTATCCGACGACATCTTGCCTAGAGCTTTCCCCTTCCACCATCAAATCCTTCACAAATATGGTTAGTACCTACAATACGTTTTCTAATTTCATTTCCgttgtattatatatactaaacaatATAATGACACAATATATGATGTATGTTGCAGGAAAGAAATCGTATTTTTGGCAAGGGCCAGTTGCGAGGGTGTTGATCATGGATCCAGAAATGTTAAGAGAGATATTGTATAAGTACACCATATTTCAAAAGCCGCCAGTGTCCGAAAATCCAATCTTTAAGTTGCTTGTTACTGGACTCGTATCTCAAGAGGGTGAGGGTTGGGCCAAGCATAGAACACTCCTCAACCCTGCTTTCAAACTACATAACTTAAAGGTAGGTAACATTATTCTAACTAGTTACACTACCTGTACGGTTAACCAACATGGTTTGCTTGGTAGTTCAGCACCTTAGAGGTTGGGGGTTCAATTCTCACCCATGTAAATGGGTCCCATTTGACCAATCTCCTACCATTTAGTATAAGGACTAGTTTGGGCTAAACATTATAAATTCTTAAGCCTCTCGATCTCACTGtctatatatgtatcattttgcTTGTTATAGCAAATGTTGCCAGCTATGCATGCGTGTTGCAGCAGCATGGTAAGAAAATTGGAGAATTTGGTGAAAGAGAAAGGGACGGTCGAAATGGACCTGTGGCCTCATCTGGGCAGCCTATCTGCAGATGTAATTTCAAGAACAGCATTTGGGAGCAGCTATGAAGAAGGGAAGAGAATATTCCAACTCCAAACAGAGCAAGCTAAGCTGGCTTTTTCTTATACACAATCAATTTATATCCCGGGATGGAGGTTTTTGCCCACTAAAACCAACAGGAGAATGGTTGAAATCTACAAGGAAGTTCGCGGTCTCATGCTGGGAATCatcaataaaagaataaaagcgATGAGAATGGGAGAAGCTGAAAACGATGACTTGTTGGGGATACTAATGGACTCCAATTTCAAAGCGATTAGGACAGGGAGAAGAAACAACGTTGGACTCACGATTGATGAAGTGATGGAGGAATGCAAGCTGTTCTACTTTGCCGGTCAAGAAACCACTACCAACTTGCTGGCCTTCACCATTGTTATGCTGTGCAAGCATCAAGATTGGCAAGCCCGGGCACGCCAAGAGGTTTTCCAAGTTTTTGGAAACACAATTGAGCCAGATTTCGAGCGGCTGAATCGCCTCAAAATAGTAAGCAAACATCATCCCATCTATTAGGCCTCATCAAACACTTACCACATACTATACCAAAAGTTATACGGAGTAACTACTTCCTAGTAACCTCCTAACCTAATTAGTCATTTagacctctgcccaacaattccGAATACCCATAGCACCTGCCAATCTTAATTGCAAATTTACTTTTGTTAGGGTACTTGTTAGGATCAGGTGTCTTACTACTACACTAAAAGTTATAGCGAGTAACgaattaaacacataattttatttctttacacATGCATAGCATCCAACGTCACATTTTTGAAATAAATGGTGCTAGACTTAGCCATTCagggcctccgcccaacaatttccCTAGCCACCAGGGTCTCGACTTACCCTTCAAGCCTCCGTCCAACACTATCTAACCCGTACAATAATAATGTTGCACGATAAAATAGATATAGTATTAAGATTAAGTGCTTATCAGGATAAAAATTAtagatacaattttttttttttatacatgctTAGTAGTAAACACTTTTCAATGCGCCAAAAATTATAGCTTGTTGGACTCAGCTTTCCAAGTCAGCCGCCTAACAAAATCTAAGAATGAATGAGAATTGAATATGATTTGCAGGTAACAATGATTCTGTACGAGGTTCTGAGGTTGTATCCTCCGGCAGCTATGTTGTTCCGGAAGACGACTGGGAAGACAGAGCTAAGAGGGGTAGCAATACCTAATGGAATGGAATTGGTGTTGCCAATAATCTTTGTGCATCACGACACTGATCTTTGGGGCGATGACGCTAAAGAATTCAAACCAGACAGGTTTTCAGAAGGGCTAGAGAAAGCAACGAAGGGGCAGGCTTCGTTCTTCCCGTTCAGCTCGGGTCCAAGAGTGTGCATCGGCCAACATC
It includes:
- the LOC116006509 gene encoding cytochrome P450 CYP72A219-like codes for the protein MDRIQFWVSILFLFVSVAAVVIWACRVVQWVWLKPRKLEKWLRQQGLNGSSYRVFYGDTKEMANLSAKAKSKPINLSDDILPRVLPFYHLAVTKYGKNCFVWSGPAPRVIISEPELMQEVFMNNTIFKRPKPHPLVKFLVSGLGRYEDQQWARHRKIISPAFYPDKIKCMVPSVTLSCEEMIIKKWELLTSEKNWCDFDVQPYLDRFTSDVISRTAFGCSYVEGNKIFSLQTEQAELTRQVLHSVYSPDWWLLSSKRSRRMHEIDNEIRGMMKGMIGKRERGMKEKVGDDDEEEDLDLLGVLLKSGFSTDEVIEECQHFYFAGQESGSDFLVWIMILLSIHQTWQDRARQEVQSVFRNNKPDFDGLNRLKILTMILNEVLRLYPPSPYTIRTMYEETKLGEMKLPPNIILVLSSLLVQRDPDVWGADAGEFKPERFAEGVAKATKNRLAFLPFGWGPRTCIGNNFAMMEAKIAIATILQRFSFQLSPSYAHSPCFVVTLKPQFGAPLVLHKI
- the LOC116005373 gene encoding cytochrome P450 CYP72A219-like; protein product: MEVVVEHINSVVLSLALLIAGALTWAAWRLINYVWFTPKKVEKWLREQGFSGNPYRLWHGDLKDIKKMTAQEYSKPISLSDDILPRAFPFHHQILHKYGKKSYFWQGPVARVLIMDPEMLREILYKYTIFQKPPVSENPIFKLLVTGLVSQEGEGWAKHRTLLNPAFKLHNLKQMLPAMHACCSSMVRKLENLVKEKGTVEMDLWPHLGSLSADVISRTAFGSSYEEGKRIFQLQTEQAKLAFSYTQSIYIPGWRFLPTKTNRRMVEIYKEVRGLMLGIINKRIKAMRMGEAENDDLLGILMDSNFKAIRTGRRNNVGLTIDEVMEECKLFYFAGQETTTNLLAFTIVMLCKHQDWQARARQEVFQVFGNTIEPDFERLNRLKIVTMILYEVLRLYPPAAMLFRKTTGKTELRGVAIPNGMELVLPIIFVHHDTDLWGDDAKEFKPDRFSEGLEKATKGQASFFPFSSGPRVCIGQHLAMAEVKLAMAMILHHFSLDLPPSYVHAPFSLLTLQPQYGVKIILTKA